ACGTCGGCAACCGCTCTATCCACTGTCACCGCTTCTAGCTAGCCACAGCCGTCGCATCAGTGAAGCGCGTATGACCACACGCGCATTGAATTATCGCATTAATCACTGGTTGCAGGTTGCAGGCATTGTGCGCGACAATATCACGCCGCACAGCTTGCGCCACACGGCTGCAAAACTCTGGCTCGAGCGCGATGGGCTGTCGCTAGAAGAAGTGCGCCGCCGTATGCGACACGGAATGATTGCAACGACGAAAATCTATACGCTGCCGCCCGATGCTGTGCAAATCTGACATTAGGGCATAGCAAAGCATGCGCAAGAGAAACCATGAAATTTCCAAGCGATTTTTTCAAAAAGTTTTGATTAAACTTCGCCGTTTTTGAACTGTTTCTGCTAACCCTATCGCAGTTTTCCAATGAGCACTACAGCGCCCAATAAAACCGTCGTTCTCACGCAGGTCATCAAGCGCGATAAGACCGTCGTGCCCTTCAATCAAAGCAAAATCACCAACGCCATCTTCAAGGCGGGACAAGCCACCGGAGAATTTAGCGCGGAAGTCGCCCAACATCTCTCCGATGAGGTCGTCAAAATCCTCGAGCAAAAGTTCGAGAATGAACCGCCCACCGTTGAGCAAATTCAAGACATCGTTGAAACCGTGCTCATCAAGGAAAATTGGGCGAAGACGGCA
This genomic interval from Chloroherpetonaceae bacterium contains the following:
- a CDS encoding ATP cone domain-containing protein, whose protein sequence is MSTTAPNKTVVLTQVIKRDKTVVPFNQSKITNAIFKAGQATGEFSAEVAQHLSDEVVKILEQKFENEPPTVEQIQDIVETVLIKENWAKTAKAYILYRNERAQIRKQKKPVPPEVRELARESKKYFRNPLSELIYYRTYSRWLPE